One window from the genome of Nicotiana sylvestris chromosome 9, ASM39365v2, whole genome shotgun sequence encodes:
- the LOC104243737 gene encoding probable inactive leucine-rich repeat receptor-like protein kinase At3g03770, producing the protein MEKDLGLEKLLVLFLVVISIRYSEQLQSSQVKSLLRIRRLLNYPTALNSWNNDTDFCKIEPTSIVTVVCYEESITQLHIIGIKGASPLPRNFSVASFFTSLVNLPSLKVLRLVSLGLWGRLPGKLSRLSALEILDLSSNYFHSGIPKTISSLTDLQTLLLDGNRLTGRIPDGLGSLSVLAVLSLKNNSLDGPLPDTLRDMKNLRILSLSRNNFSGDVPDLSSLGNLQVLELEDNSFGPRFPQVGSKIESIGLRNNKFAASIPEKVQSYYQLEHFDISSNRFVGPFPPSLLSLPSITYLDVAGNKLTGMLFEDNPCNAALDFVNLSANLLTGTLPSCLLSSSRNRIVHFSNNCLATGDRTQHPFSFCRNEALAVGVLPHHQRQKPASKVVLALIICGSIIGGVILVCLTILIVKSFLAKKAAQKTQSRFISEDASSSYTSKLYTDARYITQAMKLGALSLPSYRTFSLEELEVATNNFDTATFMGEMSNGQMYRGEMRDGSNVTIRCLKMKRSTTTQNFMHHIELISKLRYCHLVSALGHCFECYLDDSSVSRIFLVFEYVPNGTLRSWISDRHGRRKLTWTQRIAAATGVAKGLQFLHNGIVPGIFSNNLKITDIMLDQNLVAKISSYNLPILSENVGKEYCHTFPAGYKEREKYEEKLDVYDFGVILLEIITGRQINTRNDILVLHNKLQVSIMGNEASRRNVVDPTVRSSCSDESLKTMIEICCRCFYEDPVGRPSMEDVLWNLQFAAQVQDERRDDSSSSNASPISPLQPSGQLVIQ; encoded by the exons ATGGAAAAAGATTTGGGACTTGAAAAGCTTCTGGTTTTGTTTTTGGTAGTAATCTCAATCCGCTATTCAGAGCAATTACAATCTTCTCAAGTGAAAAGCCTTCTGAGAATTCGACGTCTTTTGAACTATCCAACAGCTTTGAATAGTTGGAACAATGACACTGATTTCTGTAAGATTGAGCCAACTTCAATTGTCACTGTTGTGTGCTATGAAGAAAGCATAACTCAGTTACACATAATAGGGATAAAGGGGGCTTCCCCTTTACCCAGAAACTTCTCTGTTGCTTCATTCTTCACTTCCCTTGTCAATCTTCCTAGCTTGAAAGTCCTTAGATTAGTTTCTCTTGGTTTATGGGGGCGCTTGCCTGGAAAACTTTCAAGACTGTCAGCACTGGAGATACTTGACTTAAGCTCAAATTACTTTCACAGTGGCATACCCAAAACAATTTCATCGTTAACGGACCTCCAAACCTTACTGCTTGATGGAAATAGGTTGACTGGCAGAATTCCGGATGGGCTTGGTTCGCTTTCGGTTTTGGCAGTTTTGAGTCTGAAGAACAATTCGTTAGATGGACCTTTGCCAGATACACTGCGAGATATGAAAAATCTTCGGATACTTTCACTTTCGAGGAATAATTTTAGTGGCGATGTGCCTGATCTTAGCAGTTTAGGAAACCTTCAAGTTTTAGAATTAGAGGACAACTCTTTTGGACCGAGATTTCCTCAAGTTGgaagcaaaatagaaagcattgGGCTAAGGAATAATAAGTTCGCTGCAAGCATTCCAGAGAAAGTTCAGTCCTATTATCAGCTTGAACATTTTGATATTTCTTCCAACAGATTTGTGGGGCCATTTCCTCCATCCTTGCTATCTTTGCCATCCATAACTTACCTGGATGTTGCAGGAAACAAGTTGACAGGAATGCTTTTTGAAGATAATCCATGCAACGCTGCATTAGACTTTGTTAATCTGTCTGCTAATCTGTTGACCGGAACATTACCTAGTTGCCTTCTGTCTAGTTCGAGGAATAGGATTGTGCATTTTTCTAATAACTGTTTAGCAACTGGAGACAGAACTCAACATCCATTTTCCTTTTGTCGAAATGAGGCTTTGGCTGTTGGCGTCTTACCTCATCATCAAAGACAAAAACCTGCTTCTAAAGTGGTTCTTGCCTTGATAATTTGTGGTAGCATCATCGGCGGAGTCATACTAGTATGCCTGACCATCTTGATTGTCAAATCTTTTCTTGCAAAGAAGGCTGCACAGAAAACCCAATCCAGATTCATTTCAGAAGATGCATCATCTTCATATACCTCAAAGTTGTATACAGATGCAA GATACATTACTCAAGCAATGAAGCTAGGAGCACTCAGTCTTCCATCTTATCGGACCTTCTCGTTAGAAGAACTTGAGGTGGCTACGAACAACTTTGATACAGCAACTTTTATGGGTGAAATGTCTAATGGCcag ATGTACAGAGGCGAGATGAGAGATGGTTCAAATGTTACGATTAGATgcctgaaaatgaaaagaagcacCACTACTCAAAATTTTATGCATCACATAGAGTTGATATCCAAGCTCAGATATTGTCATTTGGTGAGTGCTCTTGGACACTGCTTTGAGTGTTACTTGGATGATTCAAGTGTTAGCAGAATATTTCTCGTCTTTGAGTACGTACCTAATGGGACCCTAAGGAGCTGGATTTCTG ATAGACATGGAAGACGGAAACTAACTTGGACACAACGTATAGCAGCTGCAACAGGGGTAGCAAAGGGCCTACAGTTCTTGCATAATGGAATTGTCCCTGGTATCTTTTCAAATAACTTGAAAATAACAGATATCATGTTGGATCAGAACCTTGTTGCCAAAATTAGCAGCTACAATTTGCCTATTCTGTCGGAGAATGTAGGAAAG GAATACTGTCACACTTTTCCAGCTGGTTATAAGGAGAG GGAAAAATATGAAGAGAAGTTGGATGTGTATGACTTTGGAGTTATACTGCTGGAAATCATAACAGGAAGGCAGATAAATACCAGAAATGATATTCTAGTTCTACATAATAAG TTGCAAGTAAGCATAATGGGCAATGAAGCATCAAGAAGGAATGTGGTTGATCCAACAGTAAGAAGTTCATGCTCGGATGAATCATTGAAGACGATGATAGAGATCTGCTGCAGGTGTTTTTACGAAGATCCAGTGGGCAGGCCTTCGATGGAAGATGTTCTCTGGAATTTGCAGTTTGCAGCTCAAGTTCAGGATGAACGGAGAGATGATTCTTCCAGCAGTAACGCCTCTCCAATTTCGCCTCTACAACCTTCAGGCCAACTCGTCATTCAATAG